A window from Bacteroidota bacterium encodes these proteins:
- a CDS encoding glycoside hydrolase, translating to MTATIKKYLIVLLICFQCMESQAKDYPASLFGIYSDGVTLNTRSIQFAIDHIQQQGGGRLVFDVGRFLTGSIHLKSGVSLHLLEGAVLLGSLNPFDYDRQRLTALLLCQDQQNIAITGKGVIDGQGREVARNVAALVHKGLIKDAFRNDRPEVEIRPMLIYFRSCKNVLIRGVTMRNAAAWVQTFDQCKNLSVDSITVDSRAFWNNDGIDIVDCDSVAITNSYIDSDDDGVCLKSHDPAAVCQNILVRNCTIRSSANGIKFGTASHGGFRNVRLINIKVFNTYRSAIALEAVDGGFIENVEVDSLQVLNTGHAVFLRIGERVKGKKGRLENVRIKNVSVEIAANKPDSGYEYEGPIEDMPRNISPAVVIAGLPDAMITNVIFNNIDVKHPGGGNSLFAKVSLSELNSVPEKPAAYPEFSMFRELPAWGIYIRHAKEIQFGNLRLSCIKKDYRTAIVLDDVSDLKFLSTAIKETDNKKGLYQQNSKGIIFK from the coding sequence ATGACTGCTACGATAAAAAAATATTTGATTGTCCTGCTCATCTGTTTTCAATGCATGGAGAGCCAGGCAAAAGATTACCCAGCTTCTTTGTTTGGTATCTATTCTGATGGAGTAACTCTTAATACCCGTTCCATACAATTCGCTATTGATCATATCCAGCAACAGGGAGGCGGCCGGTTAGTGTTCGATGTTGGAAGATTTCTTACCGGGTCAATTCATCTTAAATCAGGGGTCAGTTTGCATTTGCTGGAAGGAGCAGTATTACTCGGCTCATTAAACCCATTTGATTATGACAGGCAAAGGTTGACTGCATTACTATTATGTCAAGATCAGCAGAATATTGCTATTACCGGGAAAGGAGTTATTGATGGACAGGGAAGAGAGGTTGCGAGAAATGTGGCGGCCCTCGTTCATAAAGGACTTATCAAAGATGCTTTTCGTAATGACAGGCCCGAAGTGGAGATCAGGCCTATGCTGATCTATTTTCGGTCGTGTAAAAATGTGCTGATACGCGGAGTCACTATGCGTAATGCTGCTGCCTGGGTACAAACTTTTGATCAATGTAAAAATTTGAGTGTAGATAGTATTACAGTTGACAGCCGAGCTTTTTGGAACAATGATGGTATTGATATCGTGGATTGTGATAGTGTAGCGATCACTAATTCTTATATTGATTCTGATGATGATGGTGTTTGCTTAAAATCACATGATCCGGCTGCAGTTTGTCAGAATATATTGGTACGGAATTGTACCATTCGTTCAAGTGCTAATGGAATTAAGTTCGGAACAGCATCGCATGGAGGTTTCAGAAATGTCCGGCTGATCAATATTAAAGTATTCAACACGTATCGTTCAGCTATTGCATTGGAGGCAGTTGATGGAGGATTTATTGAAAATGTGGAAGTTGATAGTTTACAGGTTTTAAATACTGGTCATGCTGTTTTTTTACGAATAGGCGAACGAGTAAAAGGTAAAAAAGGAAGACTAGAAAACGTCAGGATAAAAAATGTATCAGTAGAAATTGCTGCAAATAAGCCAGATTCAGGTTATGAATATGAAGGTCCGATAGAAGATATGCCGCGGAATATTTCACCAGCAGTGGTCATCGCAGGCTTGCCGGATGCGATGATCACAAATGTTATCTTTAATAATATAGATGTAAAACATCCTGGAGGTGGTAATTCTTTATTTGCAAAAGTCTCGTTGTCCGAACTGAATAGCGTTCCTGAAAAACCAGCAGCATATCCCGAATTTTCTATGTTCCGCGAATTACCAGCATGGGGAATTTATATTCGTCATGCAAAAGAGATCCAGTTTGGTAATCTCAGGTTATCCTGCATAAAAAAAGATTATAGGACAGCAATTGTATTAGATGATGTATCTGATTTAAAATTTTTGTCGACAGCAATTAAAGAGACCGATAATAAAAAAGGATTGTACCAGCAAAACTCTAAAGGGATCATTTTTAAATAG
- a CDS encoding sulfatase: MKIFKRYFLILLFWTNAFAGNAQLQDIKKPNIIFILTDDYANNLVDFMPNLKAMQKEGVTFSDYYVSNSLCCPSRSSIFTGMLPHNTHVETNTKPNGGYEAYMDYGDAQESFCVSLQNAGYKTAMMGKFLNGYLPRKHQPLSGWSDWFVSGAGYRNFDYDINSNGKVLHFGNTPQDYLTDVLSARADSLIRAWKEHPFFIEIATFTPHGPFIPAPRHEKLFNEAKAPRTPAFNKQADSTAPGWLRKLQPLGTKQIDRIDNIFRNRLRCVLSIDEMLGNIRKLLNETGISRNTYIFFSSDNGYHLGDYSMLQGKQTPFDIDIRVPLIVCGPNVAKGSLQKAIVSNIDLAPTFSALAATQLIGESDGKDIQNLLHEQNTEKINWRNFAIIEHRRVDYDRNDPDRQEAEDGVLPSYTALRFHNLLYVEYETGEVSCYDAQNDPYELKNIVSTLPIEIQKKLHSILLAAKNCGGKNGCWGLQMMNFENE, translated from the coding sequence ATGAAAATTTTCAAACGATATTTTCTAATACTTCTTTTTTGGACCAATGCATTTGCCGGAAATGCCCAACTACAGGATATTAAAAAACCGAACATCATCTTTATACTCACTGATGATTATGCGAATAACCTGGTTGATTTTATGCCGAACCTGAAAGCCATGCAGAAGGAAGGTGTAACATTCAGCGATTACTATGTCAGCAATTCTCTTTGCTGTCCTTCAAGATCTTCTATATTCACAGGCATGTTGCCACACAACACCCATGTTGAGACCAATACAAAACCAAATGGCGGTTATGAAGCATATATGGACTATGGTGATGCGCAGGAAAGTTTTTGTGTGTCGCTTCAGAATGCTGGCTACAAAACAGCCATGATGGGTAAATTTTTGAATGGATATTTACCACGCAAACATCAGCCACTTTCCGGTTGGTCAGATTGGTTTGTGTCTGGAGCAGGTTATCGCAATTTCGATTATGATATCAATAGCAACGGAAAAGTTTTGCATTTCGGAAATACACCTCAGGATTATCTTACAGATGTACTTTCTGCTCGTGCCGATAGCCTGATAAGGGCCTGGAAAGAGCATCCTTTTTTTATTGAAATAGCTACGTTCACACCGCACGGACCTTTCATACCGGCTCCCCGTCATGAAAAACTTTTTAATGAGGCAAAAGCACCGCGTACGCCGGCGTTTAATAAACAGGCAGATAGTACAGCACCTGGTTGGCTTCGCAAGTTGCAACCGTTAGGTACAAAGCAAATTGACCGCATAGACAACATTTTTCGAAACCGTTTACGTTGTGTTTTGTCCATTGATGAAATGCTGGGAAATATCCGGAAACTCCTGAACGAAACAGGGATAAGCAGGAATACCTATATCTTCTTTAGTTCCGACAATGGCTATCACTTAGGTGATTATTCAATGTTGCAGGGAAAACAAACACCTTTTGACATTGATATTCGTGTACCCCTTATTGTCTGCGGACCCAATGTCGCCAAAGGAAGTTTGCAGAAAGCTATTGTCTCAAACATTGATCTTGCACCAACTTTTTCCGCACTAGCAGCTACGCAGCTTATAGGTGAATCAGACGGCAAGGACATACAAAATCTTCTTCATGAGCAAAATACTGAAAAGATCAATTGGCGCAATTTTGCTATCATAGAGCATCGTCGTGTTGATTATGATCGCAACGACCCTGACCGGCAGGAGGCAGAGGATGGTGTACTACCTTCTTATACTGCCTTACGTTTTCATAACCTGTTGTATGTAGAATATGAAACGGGGGAAGTTAGTTGTTATGATGCGCAGAACGATCCTTACGAACTAAAAAACATTGTTTCTACACTACCAATTGAAATACAAAAAAAGTTGCATTCCATTTTGCTTGCTGCAAAAAACTGTGGAGGTAAAAACGGATGCTGGGGGTTGCAAATGATGAATTTTGAAAATGAGTGA
- a CDS encoding VOC family protein translates to MFRFFLTLLAAVLIFTPQKSNAQTSSHNAKFNHLAIYVVNLQRSGDFYKNVIGLDTIPEPFHDGKHLWLKTGPGNAMHIIEGADKPKEYFKANHICFSVNSMESFISTLNKKGIGFEDFTGSKNNKVTTRPDGVKQIWLQDPDGYWIEINDAKE, encoded by the coding sequence ATGTTCAGATTTTTTTTAACCCTGCTTGCAGCTGTATTGATTTTTACACCGCAAAAAAGCAATGCACAAACGAGTTCGCATAATGCTAAGTTTAATCATCTTGCTATTTATGTTGTGAACCTGCAACGTTCGGGTGATTTTTATAAAAATGTTATTGGTCTTGATACAATTCCTGAACCTTTTCATGATGGAAAACATCTCTGGCTGAAAACCGGCCCCGGTAATGCTATGCATATTATTGAAGGAGCTGATAAACCCAAAGAATATTTTAAAGCAAATCATATTTGCTTCAGTGTAAATTCTATGGAATCATTTATCTCTACGCTTAATAAAAAAGGAATCGGATTTGAAGATTTTACTGGCTCTAAAAACAATAAAGTAACTACAAGGCCTGATGGGGTAAAACAGATCTGGTTACAAGACCCCGATGGCTATTGGATCGAGATCAATGACGCAAAGGAATAA
- a CDS encoding ATP-dependent helicase — MPINKEKLQEQFSVQYEKLNERQRKAVDTIDGPVMVIAGPGTGKTQILASRIGKILLDTDALPENILCLTYTDAGVVAMRKRLLNFIGPDAYKVNICTFHAFCNDVIQENLSLFEKTALDPVSDLEQIEFFKELIDSFPKNNPLKRYRGDVYFEVNNLRNLFSTMKREGWTPAHIDQKIDEYLNDLPNREEFIYKRKFKEFSAGDLKKDKIEEEKEKMEKLRAAVNEFDRYQQLMRKKNRYDFDDMINWVIKAFEENKNLLARYQEQFLYILADEFQDTSGTQNRIIELLINYWDRPNVFVVGDDDQSIFRFQGANIENMMLFANSYKNDLLTVVLADNYRSTQPILDASRSVIERNEERLVKKIDGLSKELISVKPNLNTLTNKPLIKEYETQRQEMIDITLQIQKLLAEGTAPGKIAVIYKENKYGEELANYFRLRKIPYYSKRNINILELPLAQKILLQLKYLAAEHDVSYGGDEMLFELLHASWFNIPAIEIAKLSVESAGTRFSDHPLSFRKLLFDKSNAPAKDLFTPSIQDGLKKASAIIEELIHDVPNLTLQQLFENSIRKTGILSSIMQADDKHFQLQVLTGLFDFIKEETRRKPTMGLKELIAIISLMESEDIRLPLVQASGNEKGVNLLTTHGSKGLEFEHVFFAGCNAGFWEKKRKPGGGYKLPDTIFDSLPKHNEDEELRRLFYVAITRAEKHLCISFSRLRNDGKEMEPSMFVAELQEGQQLPVEKVFISDELLSEFSVLHFTETAIPEIEKAEKDFVEKLLEKFTMNVTALNNYLKCPLNFYFNNLVRIPSGKSEATEFGSSVHYALEQLFRKMQDGKKEEFSSKEIFIKDFEWYMHRHRESFTKEQFDRRIEYGHEVLGNYYDVYINKFNKIVAIERNIRNVVVSGVPLKGKLDKLEFDGKSVNVVDYKTGDPEKAIPKLKGPSDKDPNGGDYWRQAVFYKILVDNYEQKSWKVVSSEFDFIEPDKKKKYSKEKLYINPADITTVTEQIKMVWAKIQAHDFYTGCGKEDCHWCNFVKTNDLAVVLHEQEEETEQ, encoded by the coding sequence ATGCCCATCAATAAAGAAAAATTACAGGAACAATTTTCAGTTCAATATGAAAAGCTGAATGAACGGCAACGCAAAGCTGTAGATACGATCGATGGACCTGTGATGGTAATTGCCGGGCCCGGCACAGGAAAAACACAGATACTTGCCAGTCGTATCGGGAAAATTTTACTGGACACTGATGCATTACCTGAAAATATTCTTTGCCTTACCTATACTGATGCAGGTGTAGTGGCAATGCGCAAACGGTTATTAAACTTCATTGGCCCCGATGCTTACAAAGTAAACATCTGCACCTTTCATGCCTTCTGTAATGACGTGATACAGGAAAACCTTTCTTTATTTGAAAAAACAGCATTGGACCCTGTATCTGATCTTGAGCAAATTGAATTTTTCAAAGAACTGATTGATTCATTTCCAAAAAATAATCCGCTGAAACGTTATCGGGGTGATGTGTATTTCGAGGTCAACAATCTCCGTAATCTTTTCAGCACAATGAAAAGAGAAGGATGGACGCCAGCACATATCGATCAGAAAATAGACGAGTATTTAAATGATCTGCCTAATCGTGAAGAATTTATTTATAAAAGAAAGTTTAAAGAATTTAGTGCCGGCGATTTAAAGAAAGATAAAATAGAAGAAGAAAAGGAAAAAATGGAAAAGCTGAGAGCCGCTGTAAATGAATTTGACCGCTACCAACAACTGATGCGAAAAAAGAACCGCTATGATTTTGATGATATGATCAACTGGGTCATTAAAGCATTTGAAGAAAATAAAAATCTGCTGGCCCGCTACCAGGAACAATTTCTTTATATACTTGCCGATGAATTCCAGGATACAAGTGGCACACAAAACCGAATCATTGAACTGCTGATCAATTATTGGGATAGACCAAATGTGTTTGTCGTAGGTGATGATGATCAGAGTATCTTCCGTTTCCAGGGGGCCAATATTGAAAACATGATGCTGTTTGCCAACAGCTATAAAAATGATCTGCTTACTGTAGTGCTTGCTGATAATTACCGTTCTACCCAACCTATACTTGATGCATCCAGATCAGTAATTGAAAGAAACGAGGAACGACTGGTAAAAAAAATTGATGGCCTTTCAAAAGAACTTATTTCAGTTAAACCAAATCTGAATACTTTAACCAACAAGCCGCTGATCAAAGAATATGAAACACAGCGGCAGGAAATGATTGATATCACATTACAGATACAAAAACTATTGGCAGAAGGAACGGCACCTGGAAAGATCGCTGTTATCTATAAAGAAAATAAATACGGTGAAGAGCTGGCCAATTATTTCCGGCTGAGGAAAATTCCTTACTATAGCAAACGTAATATCAATATCCTTGAGTTACCACTGGCGCAAAAAATACTTTTACAATTAAAATATCTCGCTGCTGAGCATGATGTGTCTTATGGTGGTGATGAAATGCTGTTTGAATTATTGCATGCATCATGGTTTAATATTCCTGCTATTGAAATTGCAAAACTGAGTGTGGAATCAGCCGGCACACGGTTCAGCGATCATCCGCTTTCATTCCGAAAATTACTATTTGATAAAAGCAATGCGCCGGCAAAAGATCTGTTTACTCCATCCATTCAAGATGGATTAAAAAAAGCAAGTGCCATTATTGAAGAATTGATCCATGATGTTCCCAATCTTACTCTTCAACAATTATTTGAAAACAGTATTCGTAAAACAGGCATACTATCATCTATCATGCAGGCAGATGATAAACATTTTCAATTGCAGGTATTGACCGGTTTGTTTGATTTTATAAAAGAAGAGACCCGTCGGAAACCAACAATGGGTTTAAAAGAACTGATAGCCATAATCAGTTTAATGGAATCTGAAGATATCAGGCTGCCATTGGTACAGGCAAGTGGTAATGAGAAAGGTGTTAACCTTCTTACAACACATGGTTCAAAAGGTTTAGAATTTGAACATGTATTCTTTGCCGGTTGTAATGCCGGTTTCTGGGAAAAGAAAAGAAAGCCTGGTGGCGGATATAAATTACCGGATACGATCTTTGACTCTTTACCGAAGCATAATGAAGACGAAGAGTTGCGCCGCTTATTTTATGTAGCTATCACCCGTGCTGAAAAACATCTCTGTATTTCATTCAGCCGGTTACGCAATGATGGTAAAGAAATGGAGCCTTCTATGTTTGTAGCAGAATTACAGGAAGGTCAGCAACTGCCGGTTGAAAAGGTCTTTATAAGTGATGAACTGCTGAGTGAGTTTTCTGTTTTACATTTTACAGAAACAGCAATACCCGAAATTGAAAAAGCAGAAAAAGATTTTGTTGAAAAGCTGCTGGAAAAATTCACCATGAATGTGACAGCACTGAACAACTACTTGAAATGTCCATTGAATTTCTACTTTAATAACCTGGTTCGCATTCCTTCCGGAAAATCTGAAGCTACCGAGTTTGGTTCATCTGTTCACTATGCTTTGGAACAGTTATTCAGAAAAATGCAGGATGGAAAGAAAGAAGAGTTTTCCTCAAAAGAGATCTTTATAAAAGACTTTGAATGGTATATGCATCGCCATCGTGAAAGCTTTACAAAAGAACAGTTTGATAGAAGAATTGAATATGGTCATGAGGTACTCGGTAATTATTATGATGTGTACATCAATAAGTTTAATAAGATCGTTGCTATTGAAAGAAATATTCGAAATGTTGTGGTAAGTGGTGTGCCCTTAAAAGGCAAACTGGATAAACTGGAATTTGATGGCAAATCAGTAAATGTAGTGGATTATAAAACCGGTGATCCCGAGAAGGCAATCCCGAAATTAAAAGGCCCATCCGATAAAGATCCGAATGGTGGTGACTACTGGCGTCAGGCAGTGTTTTATAAAATTCTTGTTGACAATTACGAACAAAAAAGCTGGAAAGTAGTAAGCTCTGAGTTTGATTTTATTGAACCGGATAAAAAGAAAAAATACAGTAAAGAAAAATTATACATCAACCCAGCTGACATAACAACTGTAACTGAACAGATAAAAATGGTATGGGCAAAAATACAAGCTCATGATTTTTATACCGGTTGCGGAAAAGAAGATTGCCATTGGTGCAATTTTGTTAAAACTAATGATCTCGCTGTTGTCCTGCATGAGCAGGAAGAAGAAACAGAGCAATGA
- the recR gene encoding recombination protein RecR: MQFSSSLLENAVNEFAKLPGIGKKTALRLVLHLLRQNENEVAQFGEVIAKMRSEIKFCQRCFNVSDGDICSICANSMRKQETICVVENIRDVIAIESTQQYNGTYHVLGGVISPLDGIGPDQLNIESLIHRIQKERSEELIFALNPNIQGDTTIYYIQKKLQPSHLRVTTIARGIAFGGELEYADEMTLARSLQNRLPVENYVANK; encoded by the coding sequence ATGCAATTCTCTTCCTCACTTCTTGAAAATGCTGTGAATGAATTTGCCAAACTGCCCGGTATTGGTAAAAAAACCGCATTGCGGCTCGTATTGCATTTACTCAGGCAAAATGAAAATGAAGTAGCACAATTCGGCGAAGTGATTGCAAAAATGCGGAGCGAGATAAAATTCTGCCAGCGTTGCTTTAATGTATCTGATGGAGATATCTGTTCTATCTGTGCCAATAGTATGCGCAAGCAGGAAACTATTTGCGTGGTGGAAAATATCCGTGATGTAATTGCCATTGAAAGCACCCAGCAATACAACGGCACTTATCATGTATTAGGCGGCGTTATCTCTCCGTTGGATGGCATTGGCCCCGACCAGCTCAATATTGAATCACTTATTCACCGGATACAAAAAGAAAGATCGGAAGAACTCATTTTTGCACTCAATCCTAATATACAGGGAGATACAACTATTTATTACATACAGAAGAAATTGCAACCCTCACATCTTCGCGTCACTACCATTGCAAGAGGCATTGCATTTGGTGGCGAACTTGAATATGCCGATGAGATGACACTGGCCCGCAGCTTGCAAAACCGCCTACCGGTTGAGAACTATGTAGCCAACAAATAG
- a CDS encoding 5-methyltetrahydrofolate--homocysteine methyltransferase, with protein MSDIKKELEKRILIIDGAMGTMIQRYKLSEEDYRGERFKDWHLDVKGNNDLLCITQPQIIKAIHKEYLDAGADIIETNTFSSTVIAMADYEMQSLAYELNVAAAKCAKEAIKESGKTAWVAGAIGPLNKTLSLSPDVNNPGYRAVTFDEVVAAYYEQVKGLSDGGVDILLVETIFDTLNAKAAIYAIKKYFRDINKPSLPIMISGTITDASGRTLSGQTLEAFYTSVMHAKPLSVGLNCALGAKEMRPHIEELSHLASCYVSAYPNAGLPNAMGEYDEHPEETAHFLEDWAQEGFVNIVGGCCGTTPDHIKHIAEHVKNITPRKLPEVLEELTY; from the coding sequence ATGTCAGACATTAAAAAAGAACTCGAAAAACGCATTCTCATCATCGATGGCGCCATGGGCACCATGATCCAGCGTTATAAACTCAGTGAAGAAGATTATCGTGGCGAACGTTTTAAAGACTGGCATCTCGATGTAAAAGGTAATAACGACTTGTTATGTATTACCCAACCACAGATCATTAAAGCAATACATAAAGAATACTTGGATGCCGGCGCTGATATTATTGAAACAAATACATTCAGCAGTACTGTAATTGCAATGGCCGATTATGAAATGCAGTCACTGGCCTATGAACTAAATGTAGCTGCAGCTAAATGTGCTAAAGAAGCAATAAAGGAATCTGGCAAAACAGCCTGGGTTGCTGGCGCCATCGGTCCATTAAATAAAACATTATCGCTTTCACCTGATGTAAATAATCCCGGTTATCGTGCAGTAACATTTGATGAAGTGGTAGCTGCCTACTATGAGCAGGTGAAAGGATTATCAGATGGTGGTGTCGATATTTTATTAGTTGAAACCATCTTTGATACATTGAATGCCAAAGCTGCTATCTATGCTATCAAAAAATATTTCAGAGATATTAATAAGCCTTCTCTGCCAATCATGATCTCAGGAACGATCACTGATGCAAGTGGTAGAACACTAAGCGGACAAACACTTGAAGCATTTTATACATCTGTAATGCATGCAAAACCTTTAAGTGTGGGATTGAACTGTGCGTTGGGTGCAAAAGAAATGCGTCCGCATATCGAAGAGCTCAGCCATTTAGCTTCATGCTATGTATCGGCTTATCCCAATGCCGGCTTGCCAAATGCAATGGGAGAATACGATGAACATCCAGAGGAGACCGCTCATTTTTTGGAAGATTGGGCCCAGGAAGGATTTGTAAATATCGTTGGCGGTTGCTGTGGCACCACGCCGGATCATATAAAACATATTGCAGAACACGTTAAAAACATAACACCAAGAAAATTACCGGAAGTACTTGAAGAATTGACTTATTGA
- the metH gene encoding methionine synthase has protein sequence MSESVVIRPYLRLSGLEPLVIRPETNFVNVGERTNVTGSKKFARLIRENKYEEALSVARQQVENGAQVLDVNMDDALLDGVLAMTTFLNLVQSEPDIARIPIMIDSSKFEIIEAGLKCVQGKCIVNSISMKEGEEKFIQQAQTCQLYGATVIVMAFDEKGQADTKQRKVEICHRAYKILTEKVGYDPQDIIFDPNIFAIATGLEEHNNYGVDFIEATKEIKALMPLTKISGGVSNLSFSFRGNDHVREAMHAVFLYYAIKAGMDMGIVNAGQMVVYDEIEPGLRQLCEDVILNHNNDNNEATEKLITFAETVKAKGKEIVKDEAWRNTSVEERLKHSLVNGITDYIELDTEEARLKYPKPLDVIEGPLMDGMNVVGDLFGSGKMFLPQVVKSARVMKKSVAVLTPFIEQEKEDRKAAHLAAGTINEETAGAAKVLLATVKGDVHDIGKNIVGVVLGCNGYDIVDMGVMVPADKILDTAEKEKADIIGLSGLITPSLDEMVHVAHEMKRRGMKQPLLIGGATTSRMHTAVKIAPQYDNGVLHVLDASRSVTVVSSLLSNEQKQTLLNDTDKEYNQLREQFAKKNKTKSLIPYKEAVITKEYFDWKNYKTTKPATDGVKVLKNFDLATIAEYIDWGPFFIAWEMPGRFPEVLSDKIFGVEAKRIFDDAQKLVKQIIDGKWFTADGVIGFWPANSNNADTITLQTTSGEVKLESLRQQLKKAVGQPSYSLSDFVCPKELGDDHMGAFAVTIHGASKWVKKFADENDEFNKILVQILADRFVEAFAECLHQKTRKEYWGYAKDETLSNDDLIKEEYKGIRPAPGYPACPDHTEKIKLFDLLNVTENIGIELTESLAMNPPASVCGWYIAHPQSHYFGVGKIQQDQLEDYAKRKGMSLDEMTRWLRPVLE, from the coding sequence ATGTCGGAATCAGTTGTTATCAGGCCTTACCTGCGTCTTTCAGGTTTAGAACCTCTTGTTATTCGCCCCGAAACTAATTTTGTAAATGTGGGTGAACGAACCAATGTAACAGGTTCTAAAAAATTTGCACGCCTCATCAGGGAAAATAAATATGAAGAAGCACTGAGTGTTGCCCGCCAGCAGGTAGAAAACGGGGCACAGGTGTTGGATGTAAATATGGATGATGCGTTGCTGGATGGTGTATTGGCAATGACAACCTTCCTCAATCTTGTGCAAAGTGAACCCGATATCGCCAGGATCCCTATCATGATCGACAGTTCAAAATTCGAGATCATAGAAGCAGGATTGAAATGTGTACAGGGAAAATGTATTGTGAACTCCATCTCTATGAAAGAAGGGGAAGAAAAGTTTATTCAACAGGCACAAACCTGCCAGCTATATGGAGCTACTGTTATTGTAATGGCATTTGATGAAAAAGGCCAGGCCGATACCAAGCAAAGAAAAGTTGAGATCTGTCACCGTGCCTATAAGATATTAACTGAGAAAGTTGGCTACGATCCACAGGATATCATTTTTGACCCTAACATATTTGCGATAGCAACAGGATTGGAAGAACATAATAATTATGGTGTTGATTTTATAGAAGCAACAAAAGAAATAAAAGCCTTAATGCCATTGACGAAAATCAGTGGTGGTGTAAGCAATCTTTCATTCTCCTTCCGCGGCAATGACCATGTACGTGAAGCCATGCATGCTGTTTTTCTTTACTATGCAATCAAAGCAGGTATGGATATGGGCATTGTAAATGCAGGGCAAATGGTGGTATACGATGAAATAGAGCCGGGGCTTAGACAATTATGTGAAGACGTTATTCTGAACCATAACAATGATAATAATGAAGCCACTGAAAAGCTGATAACCTTTGCTGAAACCGTGAAAGCAAAAGGAAAGGAGATAGTAAAAGATGAAGCATGGCGAAACACTTCGGTTGAAGAAAGATTAAAACATTCTCTTGTAAACGGAATTACAGATTATATAGAACTTGATACTGAAGAAGCAAGACTCAAATATCCGAAACCACTGGATGTAATTGAAGGCCCACTGATGGATGGAATGAATGTGGTAGGTGATCTGTTCGGCAGTGGTAAAATGTTTTTACCACAAGTGGTGAAAAGTGCAAGGGTAATGAAGAAATCGGTTGCTGTATTAACTCCTTTCATTGAACAGGAAAAAGAAGACCGGAAAGCAGCGCATCTTGCAGCAGGTACAATAAATGAAGAGACTGCAGGTGCTGCTAAAGTTTTATTGGCAACTGTAAAAGGAGATGTGCATGATATTGGCAAGAATATCGTTGGCGTTGTGTTGGGTTGTAATGGATATGATATCGTTGATATGGGTGTGATGGTTCCTGCAGATAAAATATTAGATACAGCAGAAAAAGAAAAAGCAGATATCATTGGTTTAAGTGGATTGATAACACCTTCACTCGACGAAATGGTACATGTTGCCCATGAAATGAAACGCCGCGGCATGAAGCAGCCACTGCTTATTGGTGGTGCTACTACTTCCCGCATGCATACTGCAGTAAAGATTGCACCGCAATATGACAATGGTGTTTTACATGTTCTGGATGCAAGCCGGAGTGTTACGGTAGTAAGTTCATTATTAAGTAACGAACAAAAGCAAACGCTGTTAAACGACACTGATAAAGAATATAACCAGTTAAGGGAACAGTTTGCGAAAAAGAATAAAACCAAATCACTTATTCCTTACAAAGAAGCAGTGATCACAAAAGAATATTTTGATTGGAAGAATTACAAAACAACAAAACCTGCTACTGATGGTGTTAAGGTGTTAAAGAATTTTGACCTTGCTACTATTGCAGAATATATTGACTGGGGTCCGTTCTTTATTGCCTGGGAAATGCCGGGTCGTTTCCCTGAAGTTTTATCTGATAAAATTTTCGGTGTAGAAGCTAAACGCATTTTTGATGATGCACAGAAATTAGTAAAGCAGATCATAGATGGAAAATGGTTTACTGCCGATGGCGTCATTGGTTTCTGGCCGGCCAATAGTAACAATGCAGACACTATAACCCTACAAACTACAAGTGGCGAAGTGAAATTAGAATCTTTGCGCCAGCAGTTAAAGAAAGCTGTAGGTCAACCAAGTTATTCATTAAGTGATTTCGTTTGCCCGAAAGAATTGGGAGATGATCATATGGGAGCATTTGCTGTTACTATTCATGGAGCAAGTAAATGGGTAAAGAAATTTGCTGATGAAAATGATGAGTTCAATAAAATACTTGTACAAATACTGGCCGATCGCTTTGTAGAAGCTTTTGCAGAGTGCCTGCACCAAAAAACAAGAAAAGAATATTGGGGTTATGCGAAAGATGAAACCCTGAGCAATGATGATCTTATAAAAGAAGAATATAAAGGTATCCGCCCGGCGCCGGGTTATCCCGCCTGTCCTGATCATACTGAAAAAATAAAATTGTTTGACCTGCTGAATGTAACAGAGAATATCGGAATTGAATTAACTGAGAGCCTTGCTATGAATCCGCCTGCCTCTGTATGCGGCTGGTATATTGCGCATCCGCAAAGTCATTATTTTGGCGTAGGAAAAATTCAACAGGATCAGTTGGAAGATTATGCGAAAAGAAAAGGAATGAGTCTGGATGAAATGACAAGATGGTTGAGACCTGTGTTAGAATAA